TATGACCCTCATCTGGGTCGCGAAGTACTCGTACCGGGAGAGGGTCTTCATCTGCAACACGTTCAACTCCCTTATCTTTTCGGCTGCGTCACTACCCTTTTCACCTATCCCAAGCTCCGGCCCAAACTCCGGCGCAAAATAGGTCAGCGGGATTATCGCCATGGTCAGGAGGAACGGGACGAGAGCGGGGAGCCTCTTCGAAAAGCCCTCACGGGGGAAGAACGCAAGTTCGTAGAGACAGAGCATGGCCGGAAGGGTAAAGGCTATCTCCTTTGTCTTCATGGCGACGATGGCCGAGAGGAGAGAGACGGCATAGAGCCACCACCGGCGGGAGAACCTCCACTTAACGTAGAGGACGAGCGAGAGCAGATAAAATAGCGTCGCGAGCGAGGCGAAGCGCTGTGTTATGTAGCTTACGGCCTGGGTCTGAATGGGGTGGCTTACGAAGATAAGGGCCGCTACCAGGGCGACAAGATATTTTAACCCGGGCTCTCCGGCCGTCCTCTCCATGGCAGGGGTGCGGAAGGTCAGAATAACGAGCCACCAGACCAGAAGGCCGTTTACCATGTGGATAACTATATTCGCCAGGTGATAGCCGAAGGGGTCGAGCCCACCGAAGTAATAGTTAAGCGCGAAGGTCAGGAAGGTTACGTACCTCGTGCCCGAGAGGTCCAGGAAGTTCCCAAGGTCGCGTATCTTCACGTTATTCACGACGTACCAGTCGTCGTCGAAGAGGAAAGGCCCGTTCAGGGTGTTGGAGTAGACAACGAGGGCCGTTACGGCTATGAGCGCGATTGAGGTCAGGGGGGCCGAGAGGGAGTTTGTACGGACTTTTTCCGGACCGGGTAGTTTTCTTCCCAGTTTCCCTTTTTCTTCCTTTTTTTCCAGTTTTTCCTTTTTCCCCAGTTTTTCCGCTTTTTCGCCCTTTTCTCCGCTATCCATGCCCAAAAAGTACCATATGGACCACTGTATGTAAACCCGGTTGTAAGCCCGTGACCCCGCCCAAGCCCCCATCCCCACCCCCCGCCCACCCCCCTCGCCCCTCCCGGCGCCTAAATCCGAAGATTTTTCCTGGATTTACGCGCCCGAATGTGCTATAAGAATGTGCGGGCGGGGGGGGCACTTCCGCCATCCCTAGGCCGCAATATCCCGTGACATTCAAAAACCGTAAAGGGTAACGCCGTATTACCCCTTTGCGGGTCCGTCCGGAGACAGTATGGCACCGGAGGCAGTATGGCAATAGATGTCGCCGAGAACCTTACAAAAGTCCTAAACCGAGTACAAAGGGCCGCACGCAAGGCCGGACGCGACCCGGCCGAGGTAACGCTCGTTGCCGCCGCAAAGGGAGTGGACCCGAAAAGTATCCGCTCGGCCATATCCGCCGGCGCCAGAATATTCGGCGAAAACTACGTGCAGGAGGCCCGGGAGAAGATAGAGAAGATCCGCCGCAAACACATAAAGTGGCACTTCATAGGACACCTGCAGAAAAACAAGGCCAAATACGCCGTAGAGCTCTTCGACGTTATACAGACAATCGACTCCATCGAACTCGCTAAAGCGCTCTCCAGGAAGGCGACGAAGCCGCTGGACGTGCTCGTTGAGGTAAACATAGCGAGAGAGAAGACAAAGGCCGGGGTCGCGCCTAAAAAGGTGTCGAAACTTATACGCGATATGGCCGGGCTGGAAAACCTGAGAATAAGGGGCCTTATGGCCATGCCGCCCTTTCAGGAAAACCCGGAGATGGCCAGGCCCTACTTCATAACGCTCCGGCGTATTGCCGAGCGGATAAACAGGG
This genomic interval from Thermodesulfobacteriota bacterium contains the following:
- a CDS encoding YggS family pyridoxal phosphate-dependent enzyme produces the protein MAIDVAENLTKVLNRVQRAARKAGRDPAEVTLVAAAKGVDPKSIRSAISAGARIFGENYVQEAREKIEKIRRKHIKWHFIGHLQKNKAKYAVELFDVIQTIDSIELAKALSRKATKPLDVLVEVNIAREKTKAGVAPKKVSKLIRDMAGLENLRIRGLMAMPPFQENPEMARPYFITLRRIAERINRERIPGVFLNELSMGMSHDFEVAIEEGATMIRVGTAIFGERDGAGPKGAKGAKGAKKGK